A region from the Kribbella shirazensis genome encodes:
- a CDS encoding LacI family DNA-binding transcriptional regulator has translation MTGSAAGRGMMATPSIKEVARRAGVSVGTVSNFLNRPSIVAPATRKRVQESIDALGFVRNEAARHLRAGKSRTVGLVVLDVSNPFFTNLAEGAESLAYEHDTVVMLCNSKTDPVREGHHLDQLEQQRVMGILITPFDSSDPRLTALVDRGTPVVLVDRTADRGLCSVSVDDQLGGRLAGNHLIESGHRRIAFVGGPFTMQQVADRRAGITATAEETGGVDLQHYEVDVMGVVEGRAIGERIAALPARLRPTAAFLANDLLALGFLQGMAVAGLRVPRDMAIVGYDDIDFARAAAVPLSSVRQPAELLGRSAMELLQEEVEAAERHKHRQVIFQPDLIVRESSYYQRRR, from the coding sequence ATGACCGGATCGGCTGCTGGACGGGGGATGATGGCGACGCCCAGCATCAAGGAGGTCGCGCGGCGGGCCGGGGTCTCGGTGGGTACGGTCAGCAACTTCTTGAACCGGCCTTCGATCGTGGCGCCGGCGACGCGCAAACGTGTGCAGGAAAGCATTGACGCGCTCGGCTTCGTCAGGAACGAGGCGGCGCGGCATCTGCGGGCCGGCAAGAGCCGGACGGTCGGCCTCGTGGTCCTCGATGTCAGCAACCCGTTCTTCACCAACCTCGCCGAGGGTGCCGAGTCGCTCGCGTACGAGCACGACACGGTGGTGATGCTCTGCAACAGCAAGACCGACCCCGTGCGCGAGGGCCATCACCTCGACCAGCTCGAGCAGCAGCGCGTGATGGGCATCCTCATCACCCCGTTCGACAGCAGCGATCCGCGGCTCACCGCGCTGGTCGACCGCGGTACGCCGGTCGTCCTCGTCGACCGTACGGCGGACCGCGGCCTGTGCTCGGTGTCGGTCGACGACCAGCTCGGCGGACGTCTCGCCGGGAACCACCTGATCGAGTCCGGCCATCGCCGGATCGCCTTCGTCGGCGGGCCGTTCACGATGCAGCAGGTGGCCGACCGCAGGGCCGGGATCACCGCGACCGCCGAGGAGACCGGCGGCGTCGACCTGCAGCACTACGAGGTCGACGTGATGGGCGTCGTCGAGGGCCGCGCGATCGGTGAACGCATCGCCGCGCTCCCGGCCCGCCTCCGGCCGACCGCGGCGTTCCTCGCCAACGACCTGCTCGCCCTCGGGTTCCTGCAGGGCATGGCGGTGGCCGGCCTGCGGGTCCCGCGGGACATGGCGATCGTCGGGTACGACGACATCGACTTCGCCCGCGCCGCCGCCGTACCGCTGTCGTCGGTGCGGCAGCCGGCCGAGCTGCTCGGCCGGTCCGCGATGGAGCTGCTGCAGGAGGAGGTCGAGGCGGCCGAGCGGCACAAGCACCGCCAGGTCATCTTCCAGCCGGACCTGATCGTCCGCGAGTCCAGCTAC
- a CDS encoding FAD-dependent oxidoreductase, producing MTEVLVYGGTAGGVCAAVAAARAGARVVLLEPGRHLGGMVSGGLGYTDLGDSRVLGGLGREFMLAIAERYGVPPGHYAGPEPHVAESILTGWVEDAGVDVVLEAALTGAQLADDVITSISTTAGDYAAGVYVDASYEGDLMAAAGVPYDVGRESRTQYGESLAGRREFAPGKHQFPSFVSPLTDGGVLPLVHDRPLAEVGAGDGGVMAYGYRVCLTQAPDRIPFEQRPGYDPAEWELARRWFAVLRANGVELSAGDVIGLVPNLPNAKCDGNSIGPLSLSLLDGTNWAYPEADRAQRERIRQRHEDYTRDFLWFMTTDPDVPLPVREGLSAWGLPPDEFTDTGGLPHQLYVREARRLRGEYVLTQHDLLPRPVAQYDSVAMGSYHVDIREMQRTWSVAYEHPDPVASVFNEGYLSVGVAPYQIPYRCIVPRYDDCQNLLVPVCLSASHVAFASVRMEVQYEMLGQAAGIAAAQAVTTARPVQQIDVRRLQEELNAAGAVLAL from the coding sequence ATGACTGAGGTGCTGGTGTACGGCGGGACGGCGGGTGGCGTCTGCGCCGCGGTGGCGGCTGCGCGGGCCGGGGCTCGGGTGGTGTTGCTGGAGCCGGGGCGCCATCTCGGTGGGATGGTGTCGGGCGGACTGGGCTACACCGATCTCGGGGACAGCCGGGTGCTGGGCGGGCTGGGGCGGGAGTTCATGCTCGCGATCGCCGAGCGGTACGGCGTACCGCCGGGCCACTACGCCGGGCCGGAGCCACACGTGGCGGAGTCGATCCTCACCGGCTGGGTCGAGGACGCGGGCGTCGACGTGGTCCTCGAAGCCGCCCTCACCGGGGCGCAGCTCGCCGACGATGTGATCACCTCGATAAGTACGACGGCCGGCGACTACGCGGCCGGCGTGTACGTCGATGCGTCGTACGAAGGGGATCTGATGGCCGCGGCCGGCGTCCCGTACGACGTGGGGCGTGAGAGCAGGACGCAGTACGGAGAATCGCTCGCCGGGCGGCGGGAATTCGCGCCCGGGAAACACCAGTTCCCGTCCTTCGTGTCGCCGTTGACCGACGGCGGCGTCCTGCCGCTGGTCCACGATCGGCCGCTGGCGGAGGTGGGCGCGGGCGACGGCGGCGTGATGGCCTACGGCTACCGGGTGTGCCTGACCCAGGCGCCGGACCGGATTCCGTTCGAGCAGCGTCCCGGTTACGACCCAGCCGAATGGGAGTTGGCGCGGCGGTGGTTCGCCGTACTGCGGGCAAACGGTGTGGAACTGTCCGCGGGCGACGTGATCGGCCTGGTGCCGAACCTGCCCAACGCCAAGTGTGACGGCAACTCGATCGGCCCGCTGTCGCTCAGCCTGCTCGACGGGACGAACTGGGCCTACCCCGAGGCCGACCGCGCCCAGCGCGAGCGCATCAGGCAGCGTCACGAGGACTACACCCGCGACTTCCTCTGGTTCATGACCACGGACCCGGACGTGCCCTTGCCGGTTCGCGAAGGGCTGTCCGCGTGGGGTCTTCCGCCGGACGAGTTCACCGACACCGGCGGTCTCCCCCACCAGCTGTACGTCCGCGAGGCGCGCCGGCTGCGCGGCGAGTACGTCCTCACGCAGCACGATCTCCTCCCCCGGCCGGTCGCGCAGTACGACTCCGTTGCCATGGGCTCCTATCACGTCGACATCCGCGAGATGCAGCGCACCTGGTCGGTCGCTTACGAGCATCCGGATCCGGTCGCGTCGGTGTTCAACGAGGGCTATCTGTCCGTCGGCGTCGCGCCGTACCAGATCCCGTACCGCTGCATCGTGCCGCGCTACGACGACTGCCAGAACCTTCTCGTCCCGGTCTGCCTCAGCGCCTCGCACGTCGCCTTCGCGTCGGTCCGGATGGAGGTCCAGTACGAAATGCTCGGCCAGGCCGCCGGCATCGCCGCAGCCCAGGCGGTGACCACGGCCCGCCCCGTACAACAGATCGACGTACGCCGCCTGCAGGAGGAGCTCAACGCCGCCGGCGCCGTTCTGGCACTGTGA
- the glnII gene encoding glutamine synthetase, producing the protein MTYKAEYIWIDGTEPSARLRSKTKILADGVELPEWGFDGSSTNQAPGDNSDCVLKPVFSCPDPIRGGDHKLVLCEVYLVDGTPHPTNNRAKLLPIAEQYAEQDSWFGIEQEYTFFQEGRPLGFPAVGYPAPQGPYYCGVGADEVFGRDIVERHLDACIEAGLKISGINAEVMPGQWEFQIGPAGPVEVADHLWVARWLLYRIAEEYDVAATLDAKPAKGDWNGAGAHTNFSTRAMREGYDAIITACEALGAPGKVEEHIAGYGDGIEERLTGAHETAPHDVYSYGVSDRGASVRIPWQVEVDKKGYIEDRRPNANIDPYNVTRLLVNTCCTALEKAGQV; encoded by the coding sequence TTGACCTACAAGGCCGAGTACATCTGGATCGACGGTACCGAGCCGAGTGCGCGGCTCCGGTCGAAGACGAAGATCCTTGCCGACGGCGTCGAGCTGCCGGAGTGGGGCTTCGACGGTTCGAGCACCAACCAGGCGCCGGGTGACAACTCGGACTGCGTACTCAAGCCGGTCTTCTCGTGTCCCGACCCGATCCGCGGCGGCGACCACAAGCTGGTGCTGTGCGAGGTCTACCTCGTCGACGGCACGCCGCACCCGACCAACAACCGGGCCAAGCTCCTCCCGATCGCCGAACAGTACGCCGAGCAGGATTCCTGGTTCGGCATCGAGCAGGAGTACACCTTCTTCCAGGAGGGCCGTCCGCTCGGCTTCCCGGCCGTCGGCTATCCCGCCCCGCAGGGCCCGTACTACTGCGGCGTCGGCGCCGACGAGGTCTTCGGTCGCGACATCGTCGAGCGGCACCTGGACGCCTGCATCGAGGCCGGCTTGAAGATCTCCGGTATCAACGCCGAGGTCATGCCGGGTCAGTGGGAGTTCCAGATCGGCCCGGCCGGTCCGGTCGAGGTCGCCGACCACCTGTGGGTGGCCCGCTGGCTGCTGTACCGCATCGCCGAGGAGTACGACGTCGCGGCGACCCTGGACGCCAAGCCGGCCAAGGGTGACTGGAACGGCGCCGGTGCGCACACCAACTTCTCCACCCGCGCGATGCGCGAGGGCTACGACGCGATCATCACCGCCTGCGAGGCGCTCGGCGCCCCGGGCAAGGTCGAGGAGCACATCGCCGGGTACGGCGACGGCATCGAAGAGCGACTGACCGGCGCCCACGAGACCGCGCCGCACGACGTCTACAGCTACGGCGTCTCCGACCGCGGCGCCTCGGTCCGCATCCCCTGGCAGGTGGAGGTCGACAAGAAGGGCTACATCGAGGACCGCCGCCCCAACGCGAACATCGACCCGTACAACGTCACCCGCCTCCTGGTGAACACCTGCTGCACCGCCCTGGAGAAGGCCGGCCAGGTCTGA
- a CDS encoding hotdog fold domain-containing protein, with protein sequence MSQVLGLWERLRGVPGGERVFSWGFTWKAPYFRSVRPRFVQVSPNYAALTLPKRRAVLNHIGTVHAIAVCNGLEAAMGALAEATVPTGKRWLPKGMEVAYLAKSTSDLTCSAETDPDTWTAGPDVPVKVKATRDDGTVVVEGTIHLWVTDKK encoded by the coding sequence ATGAGTCAGGTGCTGGGGTTGTGGGAGCGGTTGCGTGGGGTGCCGGGTGGGGAGCGGGTGTTCTCCTGGGGGTTCACCTGGAAGGCGCCGTACTTCCGGTCCGTGCGGCCGCGGTTCGTGCAGGTCAGTCCCAACTACGCGGCGCTCACGTTGCCGAAGCGCCGGGCGGTGCTGAACCACATCGGCACCGTGCATGCGATTGCCGTGTGCAACGGTCTGGAGGCGGCGATGGGGGCGCTCGCCGAGGCGACGGTCCCGACGGGCAAGCGGTGGCTGCCGAAGGGCATGGAGGTCGCGTACCTCGCCAAATCGACGTCCGACCTGACCTGCTCCGCCGAGACCGACCCGGACACCTGGACCGCGGGCCCCGACGTGCCGGTGAAGGTGAAGGCGACCCGCGACGACGGCACCGTGGTCGTCGAGGGCACCATCCACCTGTGGGTGACGGACAAGAAGTAG
- a CDS encoding GNAT family N-acetyltransferase, protein MTELRVVDVTEEHLDSVWQVRIRSFGPGGDRDEWKKTALTFVADRRFLGVVDGDVLVAAARIWPFEQWWSGRRVPMGGVAGVVVAPEYRGRGVGSLLMRGVLQRCADKGYPLTGLYPATTVLYRHLGYEFAGSRYKFSFQAADLRTLGGSGTAVRKAGPADADRFLELASTAHETKRSSGPLIWPRSEIVSWLEDEDNFAYVADDGFVVYNWSDGDLVVDELIAGSEETARALWATVGSGASIAKTVHAYCAPFDPIHLLAEHEADGDARIVRWMLRLVDAPAALAARGFPEGAVLEAELRIDDPELPANTGDWHLSIADGSARLTPSEPSTDALRVGPRGLAALYAGTRLAALRGAGLVTGGDALDPALDTVFGGPTPYMLDYF, encoded by the coding sequence GTGACTGAGCTGCGGGTGGTGGACGTCACCGAGGAGCACTTGGACTCGGTGTGGCAGGTACGGATCCGGTCGTTCGGGCCGGGCGGCGACCGGGACGAGTGGAAGAAGACGGCGCTGACGTTCGTCGCGGACCGGCGGTTCCTCGGGGTCGTCGACGGCGACGTGCTGGTTGCGGCGGCGCGGATCTGGCCGTTCGAGCAGTGGTGGAGCGGCCGTCGGGTGCCGATGGGCGGAGTGGCCGGTGTCGTGGTCGCCCCGGAGTACCGCGGCCGCGGGGTCGGCAGCCTGCTGATGCGCGGCGTGCTGCAGCGGTGCGCGGACAAGGGGTATCCGCTGACCGGGCTGTATCCGGCGACGACGGTTCTCTACCGGCACCTCGGCTACGAGTTCGCGGGCAGCCGGTACAAGTTCTCCTTCCAGGCGGCCGATCTGCGCACCCTCGGCGGCAGCGGTACGGCGGTACGCAAAGCCGGCCCGGCCGACGCGGACCGGTTCCTCGAGCTCGCCTCCACGGCGCACGAGACCAAGCGCTCGAGCGGCCCGCTCATCTGGCCGCGGTCCGAGATCGTGTCCTGGCTGGAGGACGAGGACAACTTCGCGTACGTCGCCGACGACGGGTTCGTCGTCTACAACTGGTCCGACGGCGACCTGGTCGTCGACGAGCTGATCGCCGGATCCGAGGAGACCGCGCGGGCCCTGTGGGCGACCGTCGGCTCGGGCGCGTCGATCGCGAAGACCGTGCATGCGTACTGCGCTCCGTTCGACCCGATCCACCTCCTCGCCGAGCACGAGGCGGACGGCGACGCACGGATCGTCCGCTGGATGCTCCGCCTTGTCGACGCCCCGGCCGCGCTGGCGGCGCGCGGCTTCCCGGAAGGCGCCGTACTCGAGGCGGAGCTGCGGATCGACGATCCTGAGCTGCCCGCGAACACCGGCGACTGGCACCTGTCGATCGCGGACGGATCCGCCCGGCTCACCCCGTCCGAGCCGTCGACCGACGCGCTCCGCGTCGGCCCGCGCGGCCTGGCGGCGCTGTACGCCGGTACACGGCTGGCTGCGCTGCGCGGCGCCGGACTGGTCACCGGGGGAGACGCTCTAGACCCGGCGCTGGACACGGTCTTCGGCGGACCCACGCCGTACATGCTCGACTACTTCTGA
- the ruvC gene encoding crossover junction endodeoxyribonuclease RuvC, producing MRVLGVDPGLTRCGLGVVEGTPGKPPALVAVGVIRTPADLDVSKRLVRIEEELDEWIARHQPDAVAVERVFAQHNVRTVMGTAQASGVAMVVAARRGLPVALHTPSEVKAAVTGSGRADKEQVTTMVTRILKLSERPTPADAADALALAICQVWRGGVASKLQQAATSRANLEAQAHAQSRLQMARLRAAVAAQEGKR from the coding sequence ATGCGGGTGCTCGGCGTCGACCCGGGACTGACCCGGTGCGGCCTCGGCGTCGTCGAGGGGACACCGGGGAAGCCGCCGGCGCTGGTCGCCGTCGGGGTGATCCGGACGCCGGCCGATCTGGACGTGTCCAAGCGGCTGGTCCGGATCGAGGAGGAACTCGACGAGTGGATCGCCCGGCACCAGCCGGACGCGGTCGCGGTCGAGCGGGTCTTCGCGCAGCACAACGTCCGGACCGTGATGGGGACGGCGCAGGCATCCGGTGTCGCGATGGTGGTCGCCGCGCGGCGCGGGCTGCCGGTCGCGCTGCACACCCCGAGCGAGGTGAAGGCCGCGGTCACCGGGTCGGGCCGTGCGGACAAGGAACAGGTGACCACGATGGTCACCCGGATCCTCAAGCTCAGCGAGCGTCCGACGCCCGCCGACGCCGCGGACGCGCTCGCGCTGGCGATCTGCCAGGTGTGGCGGGGCGGCGTGGCGAGCAAGTTGCAGCAGGCCGCGACCAGCCGGGCGAACCTGGAGGCCCAGGCGCACGCGCAGTCGCGGTTGCAGATGGCGAGATTGCGTGCCGCGGTGGCGGCGCAGGAAGGTAAGCGATGA
- the ruvA gene encoding Holliday junction branch migration protein RuvA, with protein MIAFVRGPVAAIGVDSAVVEVGGIGLQVYCDPGTLAGLRPGQEARIATSMVVREDSLTLYGFADDDAKNLFELLQTASGVGPRLAQAALAVLSPDQLRQAVATEDLAVLVKVPGIGKKGAQRIVLELKDKIGAPSKTVTGRPLQVQEAWREQVHAGLVGLGWSARDAEDAVTAVSPLAAENPNPSVPDLLRAALRVLSKA; from the coding sequence ATGATCGCGTTCGTGCGGGGCCCGGTGGCGGCCATCGGGGTCGACAGTGCCGTCGTCGAGGTCGGGGGCATCGGCCTGCAGGTGTACTGCGACCCGGGCACCTTGGCCGGTCTGCGCCCAGGACAAGAGGCCCGGATCGCTACCTCGATGGTGGTCCGTGAGGACTCGCTGACGCTGTACGGGTTCGCGGACGACGACGCCAAGAACCTGTTCGAGCTGCTGCAGACCGCGTCCGGGGTCGGGCCGAGGCTGGCCCAGGCCGCGCTCGCGGTGCTGAGCCCGGACCAGTTGCGCCAGGCCGTCGCGACCGAGGATCTCGCCGTCCTGGTGAAGGTTCCGGGCATCGGGAAGAAGGGTGCGCAGCGGATCGTCCTGGAGCTGAAGGACAAGATCGGCGCGCCGTCCAAGACGGTCACCGGCCGGCCGCTGCAGGTCCAGGAGGCCTGGCGCGAGCAGGTGCACGCCGGTCTGGTCGGTCTGGGCTGGTCCGCCCGCGATGCCGAGGACGCGGTCACCGCGGTGTCGCCGCTCGCCGCCGAGAACCCGAACCCGTCCGTTCCCGACCTGCTGCGTGCCGCGCTGCGCGTGCTCTCCAAGGCGTAG
- the ruvB gene encoding Holliday junction branch migration DNA helicase RuvB: MEDNVRPLVSADAVDLEERKIESALRPRSLAEFGGQRRVSEQLELVLHAARGRNRAPDHVLLSGPPGLGKTTLAMIIASELSAPLRVTSGPAIQHAGDLAAILSGLSEGEVLFLDEIHRMSRPAEELLYMAMEDFRVDVIVGKGPGATAIPLEIPPFTLVGATTRAGLLPGPLRDRFGFTGHLEFYEAAELEKIVNRSAALLEVDITAEGATEIASRSRGTPRIANRLLRRVRDYAEVRADGIVTLALSKAALDLYEVDRMGLDRLDRSVLDALCRRFGGGPVGLSTLAVAVGEERETVEEVAEPFLVRSGYLARTPRGRVATPAAWRHLGLKVPKGATFADTLFDTDED; the protein is encoded by the coding sequence ATGGAAGACAACGTTCGCCCACTGGTCTCCGCGGATGCGGTGGATCTCGAGGAACGCAAGATCGAGTCCGCGCTCCGGCCACGCTCACTGGCCGAGTTCGGCGGGCAACGCCGGGTCAGCGAGCAGCTCGAGCTGGTGCTGCACGCGGCCCGCGGACGCAACCGCGCGCCGGACCACGTACTGCTGTCCGGCCCGCCAGGGCTGGGCAAGACCACGCTGGCGATGATCATCGCCAGTGAGCTGTCGGCACCACTGCGCGTCACCAGTGGTCCGGCCATCCAGCACGCCGGCGACCTGGCCGCGATCCTGTCCGGGCTGAGCGAGGGCGAAGTCCTGTTCCTGGACGAGATCCACCGGATGTCCCGGCCCGCCGAAGAGCTGCTCTACATGGCGATGGAGGACTTCCGCGTCGACGTGATCGTCGGCAAAGGACCGGGCGCCACCGCGATCCCGCTCGAGATCCCGCCGTTCACGCTCGTCGGCGCGACCACGCGGGCCGGTCTGCTGCCCGGGCCGCTGCGGGACCGGTTCGGTTTCACCGGTCACCTGGAGTTCTACGAGGCCGCCGAGCTGGAGAAGATCGTGAACCGCTCGGCCGCGCTGCTCGAGGTCGACATCACCGCCGAGGGCGCGACCGAGATCGCGTCCCGGTCCCGCGGTACGCCGCGGATCGCGAACCGGCTGCTGCGCCGGGTCCGCGACTACGCCGAGGTACGGGCGGACGGCATCGTCACCCTCGCGCTGTCGAAGGCCGCGCTGGATCTGTACGAGGTGGACAGGATGGGCCTCGACCGGCTGGACCGGTCGGTCCTGGACGCCCTGTGCCGCCGGTTCGGGGGCGGACCGGTCGGTCTTTCCACGCTGGCGGTTGCGGTCGGCGAAGAACGTGAGACTGTGGAGGAAGTAGCGGAACCCTTCCTGGTCCGTTCGGGCTACCTGGCCCGGACGCCGCGCGGCCGCGTCGCCACGCCCGCGGCCTGGCGTCACCTCGGGCTGAAGGTGCCGAAGGGCGCGACCTTCGCGGACACGCTGTTCGACACCGACGAGGACTGA
- the yajC gene encoding preprotein translocase subunit YajC, giving the protein MQLLAVPMASSGGGGGITLLLPLILIVGMIWFMSRSQKKQRQRQADTVAALKPGTKVITTSGLVGIVEETDDDYVTLEISEGVLVQVVKAAIGRVIPDDDTADDNTDADDSADSADNGDTADTADTTEADSTDTAAAASADESTTAEKVDVPDAGGDKSDGKVQDKPKLPPTHTEN; this is encoded by the coding sequence ATGCAACTCCTCGCCGTACCGATGGCCTCCTCCGGGGGTGGTGGTGGCATCACGCTGCTGCTGCCGTTGATCCTGATCGTCGGAATGATCTGGTTCATGAGCCGCTCGCAGAAGAAGCAGCGTCAGCGGCAGGCCGACACCGTGGCCGCGCTCAAGCCCGGCACCAAGGTGATCACGACCAGTGGTCTGGTCGGCATCGTCGAGGAGACCGACGACGACTACGTGACGCTGGAGATCTCCGAGGGCGTGCTGGTCCAGGTCGTGAAGGCCGCGATCGGCCGGGTCATCCCGGACGACGACACCGCCGACGACAACACGGACGCCGACGACAGCGCTGACAGTGCTGACAACGGCGACACCGCCGACACCGCCGACACGACCGAGGCCGATTCGACCGACACGGCGGCTGCCGCGTCCGCCGACGAGTCGACGACGGCCGAGAAGGTCGACGTACCGGACGCCGGTGGGGACAAGTCCGACGGCAAGGTCCAGGACAAGCCGAAGCTGCCGCCGACGCACACCGAGAACTGA
- the secD gene encoding protein translocase subunit SecD, with the protein MATTSTSRPGRSLITLLVVLVLLFGIMALTKTWKPKLGLDLRGGTTITLTASTIDSTGKVTAEQLNEAKNIISQRVNGAGVAEADITTSGANHINVAVPGATKESLVSQVGQTALLYFRVVYDAQAVAPAATPTPAPTTTPKPGTTPKPSTTAKPGTSVTPSATVKPSSAPSSTPKGRAWSSALGEATPTPTPTGTPKASTTPKPSTPAATPSTPAAGGDGLNYTPDAATQAAFATFKCGDKQVDDPNKAIFSCDRQNQYKYLLGPAILKGTDLSDASAGIPQNGLQWQVNLKFTGEGGEKFLKATTAIAQRGQGQNLFAIVLDGETISTPSVDSPIPGGEAQITGTFTEADARDLANVLKYGALPVKFDISSVETVSPQLGGDQLSAGIWAGIIGLALVVVFCFLYYRGLGLVVVLSLGAAAALTGALVILLGKAIGFTLTLAGIAGLIVAVGITADSFIIYFERLRDEVREGRSLRSSVETGWARAKHTIIAADSISLLAAIVLYVLAIGSVRGFAFTLGLTTLIDLVVVFLFTKPLVTLLAKTDFFGHGHKLSGLDPEHLGVERLPGQTKPSDRPRRTPSTRKPVGGEV; encoded by the coding sequence GTGGCAACGACTTCGACATCCCGTCCCGGGCGGAGCCTGATCACCTTGCTGGTGGTCCTGGTTCTGCTGTTCGGGATCATGGCGCTGACCAAGACCTGGAAGCCCAAGCTCGGACTGGACCTGCGCGGTGGCACCACCATCACGCTGACCGCCAGCACGATCGACAGCACCGGCAAGGTCACCGCCGAGCAGTTGAACGAGGCGAAGAACATCATCAGCCAGCGCGTCAACGGCGCCGGCGTCGCCGAGGCCGACATCACCACCTCCGGGGCGAACCACATCAACGTGGCCGTCCCGGGTGCCACGAAGGAATCGCTGGTTTCGCAGGTCGGCCAGACCGCCCTGCTGTACTTCCGGGTCGTGTACGACGCGCAGGCGGTAGCTCCGGCTGCCACGCCGACACCGGCCCCGACGACGACGCCGAAGCCCGGTACGACGCCGAAGCCGAGCACCACGGCCAAGCCGGGGACGTCGGTGACCCCGAGCGCCACGGTCAAGCCGAGCAGTGCCCCGAGCAGCACGCCGAAGGGCCGCGCCTGGTCGAGCGCACTCGGCGAGGCCACGCCGACCCCGACACCTACGGGTACCCCCAAGGCCAGCACCACGCCGAAGCCGAGTACGCCTGCCGCGACGCCGTCGACGCCGGCCGCCGGGGGCGACGGACTGAACTACACGCCGGACGCGGCCACCCAGGCGGCGTTCGCGACCTTCAAGTGCGGTGACAAGCAGGTCGACGACCCGAACAAGGCGATCTTCTCCTGCGACCGGCAGAACCAGTACAAGTACCTGCTCGGCCCGGCGATCCTGAAGGGCACCGACCTCTCGGACGCCTCCGCAGGCATCCCGCAGAACGGCCTGCAGTGGCAGGTCAACCTGAAGTTCACCGGTGAGGGCGGCGAGAAGTTCCTCAAGGCCACCACGGCGATCGCGCAGCGCGGCCAGGGCCAGAACCTGTTCGCGATCGTGCTGGACGGCGAGACCATCTCGACCCCGAGCGTGGACAGCCCGATCCCGGGCGGCGAGGCGCAGATCACCGGTACCTTCACCGAGGCCGACGCCCGCGACCTGGCCAACGTGCTGAAGTACGGCGCGCTGCCGGTCAAGTTCGACATCTCCTCGGTGGAGACCGTGTCGCCGCAGCTCGGTGGCGACCAGCTCTCCGCCGGCATCTGGGCCGGCATCATCGGCCTCGCGCTGGTCGTCGTGTTCTGCTTCCTGTACTACCGCGGTCTCGGCCTGGTCGTGGTGCTGTCGCTCGGGGCCGCCGCCGCACTCACCGGCGCCCTGGTGATCCTGCTCGGCAAGGCGATCGGGTTCACCCTGACCCTGGCAGGCATCGCGGGTCTGATCGTCGCGGTCGGCATCACCGCGGACTCGTTCATTATCTACTTCGAACGTCTCCGCGACGAGGTCCGTGAAGGCCGCAGCCTGCGCTCCTCGGTCGAGACCGGCTGGGCCCGCGCCAAGCACACGATCATCGCGGCCGACTCGATCTCGTTGCTGGCCGCGATCGTGCTGTACGTGCTGGCGATCGGCAGCGTCCGCGGGTTCGCGTTCACGCTCGGCCTGACCACGCTGATCGACCTGGTCGTGGTCTTCCTGTTCACCAAGCCGCTCGTCACGCTGCTGGCCAAGACCGACTTCTTCGGCCACGGGCACAAGCTGTCCGGCCTGGACCCGGAGCATCTCGGCGTCGAACGCCTGCCCGGACAGACGAAACCGTCGGACCGTCCGCGCCGGACGCCGTCGACGCGCAAGCCGGTGGGAGGCGAGGTCTGA